Proteins encoded by one window of Euzebya sp.:
- a CDS encoding 4a-hydroxytetrahydrobiopterin dehydratase: protein MGTLLDDATLTTELGNLDGWVVVTPEGTPVLANDFRFDDFAGSMAFVNRVAEIAEDLDHHPDISISWDTVRLMISSHADGGITDDCVTLAERIDALRAG from the coding sequence ATGGGCACACTGCTCGACGACGCCACGCTGACCACCGAGCTCGGCAACCTCGACGGCTGGGTGGTCGTCACGCCCGAGGGCACCCCGGTGCTGGCCAACGACTTCCGCTTCGACGACTTCGCCGGTTCGATGGCGTTCGTCAACCGCGTGGCCGAGATCGCCGAGGACCTGGACCACCACCCGGACATCTCCATCTCGTGGGACACCGTCCGGCTGATGATCTCGAGCCACGCCGACGGCGGCATCACCGACGACTGCGTCACCCTCGCCGAGCGGATCGACGCGCTGCGGGCCGGCTGA